In a single window of the Kiritimatiellia bacterium genome:
- a CDS encoding arsenate reductase ArsC, with the protein MKILFLCTGNSCRSQMAEGWARHLKGGAIEAYSAGLDTRGLNPLAVKVMAEAGVDISGQRSKHVGELREVPFDYVVTVCDHAHESCPLFPGGTKVVHVGFDDPPRLAKAAKNEEEALQHYRRVRDEIRALIEKLPEVLKT; encoded by the coding sequence ATGAAAATCCTGTTCCTTTGCACCGGCAATTCCTGCCGGAGCCAGATGGCGGAAGGCTGGGCGCGCCACCTGAAGGGCGGCGCGATCGAGGCGTATTCCGCCGGCCTCGATACGCGTGGGCTCAATCCGTTGGCCGTGAAAGTCATGGCCGAGGCGGGCGTGGATATCTCGGGGCAGCGCTCGAAACACGTGGGCGAGTTGAGGGAAGTTCCTTTCGATTACGTGGTGACCGTTTGTGACCACGCGCACGAATCCTGCCCGCTGTTTCCGGGCGGGACCAAGGTGGTGCATGTCGGTTTCGACGACCCCCCGCGGCTGGCGAAGGCGGCGAAGAACGAGGAAGAGGCGCTGCAACATTATCGGCGCGTGCGGGATGAAATCAGAGCCCTCATCGAGAAATTACCGGAGGTCCTGAAGACATGA